TGGCTTGGTGCTTTAAAGACATGGGCTGGTCTTGCTTCAGCAGGAGGTGTTTTTGTAGAGGCGAATGAATGCTAGGATATTGCAGAAGCCTTGGGTAGTGTAATGTCCTTCATGTGGAGCTTTGATGTATTTTTGATGGCTTACAGTTAATGTGGGAAAGGGGGTTCGAAAATGTGCTAGTTGAATGTGATAGCTTGGAAGCGATCTCGTTTATATTGAGCAGTAAGTCTAAATCTTGTGGATTAACTCTGGTGTGACAAATACGCAAATTGGTAGAACAACAGTGGGTGGTACCACTAGAAAACTTGTGGTGCaagaaacaaaataaagtaaaatagaaGATTTGAGAATAATAGGAGTAACATAATTTGAGTTTTTATATAGGCAAAGGATGATTATTTTTTTCAAGGGTGATAGCATCTTAGTAAAACAGAGAAATCTTCAAGAGGAAATCGCAGAAAATATTAAATGAAAACAAAGGTATTATTCAATTCTTAGTCGACCTTTATGAACAGAGAGTCTCTTCCTTATATAGAAGAAGTAAACTTTAAGTGAGTCTATAACTGCTGTTAACAACTTCTTAACAACCGATAACCGCTCAACCAACTACTATATCCCATAACATTCACCCAGCTTCCTCAAGGGGCAACACCCGAAGAAGACTACGAAACCGACTAAACAGAGATGCTGATAATGGTTTAGTAAGAATATCGGCCACCTGGTCACAAGCGAGAACCTCACCAACAACCAAGTCTCCACTGGCCACCTTCTCGCGAACAAAAAACAAGTCAAGCTAAACATGTTTAAACTTGGAGTGAAGAACCGGATTAGCCGCAACAGCTACGGCACTAGAGTTGTCACACCATACAGTCGGTAGATCAACCGAATTGACCTTGAGTTCTGCTAGTAAGGAGACAAGCCAAGTCACATCACTAGTGGCTGCAGCTAAACTGCGATACTCGGCCTCTGCCATAGAGCGAGAAACAACTGTCTGCTTTTTAGAACACCATGAGATAGGAGTATGGCCAAAATAGACACAGTAGCCCGTGGTAGACCGACGATCATCAAAATCAAGACCCCAATTTGCATCAGCATAACCGACCAACGAGAGACGATCCGACGGACGAAATACCAACCCATGAGAAAGAGTTCCACATAAATATCGCAAAATTCGTTTTAAAGCCACCATATGAGAAGAAGTGGGAGCATGCATGAATTGACACACCCGATTAATAGCATAAGCAATGTCAGGACGAGTTAGAACAACATATTGCAGTGCTCCCGCAAGACTGCGATATTCAGTTGGGTCTGCCAGCGGCTCACCCTCACTTTTAGACAAAACAGATGAACTCACCATTGGAGTATGAACACCTTTGGCATTAGCCATAGAACTTCGAGTAAGAAGCTCGCGAATGTATTTGCGCTGAGACAAATGAAGACTCCCAGAGGAAGACCGACTGACTTCAATACCCAAAAAATAATGAAGCTCACCCATATCCTTTAAAGCAAACTCATTATGTAACTGctgaacaaaaaaattaatttcatcaGATGAACTGCCAGTGATAACAATATCATCCACATAGACAAGCACATAAAGTGTAAGTGCTGAGGAAACTCAGACAAATAAGGAAGCATCCGATTTAAAAAGAACAAACCTAGAAGAGACAAGAAACTGCCGTAATTTGAGAAACCAGGCACGCGGAGCTTGCCGTAAGCCATACAAAGCCTTCGTTAAACGACACACAAGCTGCTCACCATTTGGACCTGACTAGACATAACCAAGGGGCTGTTGCATAAACACTTCATCAGTCAAATCGCCATTAAGAAAGGCATTATTTACATCAACCTATCGTAAAGACCACCCCTTAGTCATAGCAATGGACAAAATTGTTCGTATAGTAGCCGGCTTGATCACTGGGCTAAACGTTTCCTTGAAGTCACAGCCAGGAACTTGAGAACAGCCCTTAGCAACTAATCGAGCCTTGCGACGATCAATAGTCCCACCAGGATTCTTCTTGACCTTGAAGAGCCATTTACACCCTATAACCTTTCGGTTAGGCGGAAGAGGAACAAGCTCCCAGGTAGAATTGCGAACGAGAGCATCATACTCATCTTGAGCTGTAGAGCGCCATTCTGGAGTGGACAGAGCTTCTTTAATCGTAGAAGGTTCGGTGACTTCAACATGCATAACCTTAGGCTTAAAAATACCAGCCTTAGCTCGCGTCACCATTGGATGCGTATTAGATACAGGAGTAGCACCGGCGAAATGGCCAGCAGAGTCTCCCTCAACAGCAATAGAGCCAGAGGGAATGCTATTCCCGGATGAACACCCACTGGGCTCTCGATCAGACCCAACCCCAGACTGAGCAGGGACAGGAACGGAAGAACAACTACCTGGAGGGGACGATTGAGCCGGGAAAGGAACACTCGAATGAGTAACAGCCACAGACTGCGGAAAAGGAGGTCGAACAAGAGGAACAAATGTGGACACAGACGAGCGCTGCACAGGCACAGAATTCGACGCAGAAGTAGACGATAAAAATCGAGTTTCATCAAAGACAACATGACGAGAAACCACAATTTTTCCAAAAGGTAGAAGACACTGATAGCCTTTGTGGTAAGGACTATAGCCTAAAAAAATAGAAGGTTGAGAATGAAAATCTAATTTATGAGACGAAAACGGGTAAGTAAGGGAAACAGCAACACCCGAACACCCGCAGATGATCATAAGTGGGAGCATGTCCATATAGAGCCTGAAAAGGAGTCAGACCCTTCAAAACTGCTGTAGGTAGACGATTGATAAAATGAACAGCACAACAAAAGGCATAGCCCCAGTATTCCATAGATAAGCTAGCCTGAGCTAGAAAAGTAATACCCATATCAACAATGTGACGATGTTTGCGCTCAACCACCCCATTTTGCTCAGAAGTGTGTGGGCATGTGATGCGATGAAGAATTCCTTGAGAAGCAAGAAACGATGTGAAGGCACGATACTCGCCACCCCAATCACTCTGAAACTGTTTAATATTCACCCCAAATTGAGTTTTAACAAGTTGATGAAATTGAACAAAACATTGAAGTGCTTGTGACTTTTGTCGCAACAAATACACCCATGTAAACCGAGTGCATACGTCAACAAACGCTATATAATACCAATGATTCCCACAAGAAACAGATGCAGGGCCCCAAAGATCAAAAACAACCAATTCAAAAGGAGTATGATATTCAGTAGTAGAACGAGTAAAAGGCAACTTCTGAGATTTTCCTTTTTGACATGCTGTACACACACCATCAAGATAGTCGTTTACCAACACAACATTACATttatttaaaatacttttaaCAACACAAGTAGACGGGTAGCCGAGGCGTTTATGCCACAAGGCAAACACATCACCTTTATCAGGTTTATTCTGAACTTCAATAGAAGCAGCAACTGGAACCGAAACTGTCAGCCTGGAAACATCTGGCAGCGAGAACTGATATAACCCATCATGAATGTGGCCCTTCAGAAGCGTTTCCTGGGTCACAATGTCCTTAACAACACAATATGTGGGGTGAAACTCGAAATAGACATTATTATCTCTAGCAAACTGAGAGACAGACATCAAGTTTTTGCGGATGCGTGGAACACACAACACATCAGATAACCAAAGTAATTTAGAGTGCGTAGGCAAAACACAAGTGCCAACAGAAGATATTGAAGCAGGAGTACCGTCACCCATCAAAAGAGAGGACTTACCGAAATACGGAGAAGAACCTTGAAGAGCCGACGCATCGTGACATACATGATTGCTAGCTCCTGAATCCGGGTACCAAGAAGCAGACCCAACAGGTACGGGAATATAGCCATCATTTTCACCACCATTAGAACCAACCTGAGCAGTATTAACATGTGAATTAGAAGAACCCGAAAAATCAGACGCATGTAAATCACCAACCCGAGGAAGACCAATACACGGATCGGAACCACTATAAACACGAGCTCGCGGCTTCGTTCACCAAGGAATAGGTGGGGCCGAATGATCACACCCATCACCAATGTTCGGTTCAGAACTCAAAGGATACCCAACCTGAACACAATTGTTAACTGGCCTATAATCATTTAATTGTCCACCGGTATTTCCAGCTCTATGCCCATTATAAGGAGCAAACGGCCTAGAAAGTTCATGAGAGACATAAGCTAGATTCGGCCGACTAAGCCCAGGCCTAGGCACATGACCGTCCAAGGCACTATTCTGCCCAACATAAGCATTATGCATGGGCCCACCATAATAACCAGCTGGAGTCCAATTTTGACCAAAATCATAATGTGGTCTAAAAGCATGCTAATTTTGACCAAAATCATTTTGATTTTGACCAAAAGAATGAGTAAATCTCATTCGTTGAGCAGAAGGCCCTCCAACGCCACCATCAAAACCATGTTGAGGAGCAAAAGGAACCGAGCGAGACCCGCCAAGAGCATGAGCCGCATCCGTCGCCCGAGCCTCCGCCTGCGACCCATCAAAGTCTCGACTAAAGCGGTAATAACATTTCTGAGCAAGATGCCCAAGTCTATTGCAGATCTGGCATTAAATCCTCGGCCTAAAACCACGTCCACGACCACTCATCGGCGGACGACCACCACGGACAGAAGCTTCCGGTGCGGGCGAGGGACCACCTTCAACAATATTAGCATACATAACAACTTCTTGAACAACCCGTAACTGCCGAGTTTCACACTCGAGAAGAGCATCAACGAGACGTTGAAACGGCACCGGTTCCGACGACAAAGACGCCGAGGATACAACCGCATCAAAATCGGAAGGCAAACCTGCGAGCATCACCTGCGTCTTCTCCTAGTCCGAGATCTGAGTGCCAGAGGCCGCCAACAAAGCACACAGAGTTGTAATTTTGGCAACATATTCCTTAACAGACAACGCACCTTTCGTAAGTGAATGAAGTTCATGCCGAATCCGGGACTGTTTAGCGCCAGTGTCTGCAGCAAAAAGATGCGCCGCGGTAGTCCAGACATCACATGCAGACCTCGCATCTGTAAATGAAGCCAGACACGAAGAGCTAACCGTGGAGAGAAGCCACGAGGTAAGCAACTGATCTTGTTGATCAAATACTTGAGCAGCAGAATTAGGAACCAGAGATCCATCCGGTGAAGCTAGAAAACGTGATGGCGGAGATAATGTGCCATCGACAAAGCCTAGCAAACCATAACCACCAAGAATGAGACGTACCTGTTGGCGCCACTGAACGAAAGTACCGTCATCAAGCTTTACGATATCATGCCGAGGAAAAGAGTTCACCACCTTGTCACCGTGAAACGCAGCACAACAACCATCAGTAGAAGCAGAATCAGCAGAGTTTGTGTGAGCCATAGGTCCAGGATCAAGAGGCGACTGATACCATGATAGAATCTTAGTAAAACAGAGAAATCTTCAAGAGGAAATCACAGAAAATATTAAATGAAAACAAAGGTATTATTCAATTCTTAGTCGACCTTTATGAACAGAGAGTCTCTTCCTTATATAGAAGAAGTAAACTTTAAGTGAGTCTATAACTGCTGTTAACAACTTCTTAACAACCGATAACCGCTCAACCAACTACTATATCCCATAACAAAGGGTAAATTATCATATGATTATCCAACTTTTCAAGTGCTTTCATTTTGGTTATCTCCATTACAATAATCTTCCATTTTGCGTCTCAAAACACGTAAGAAAACATAAACACAATATTATTCAAAGctccattttattcatttttttcaaTAATCATCACAtgtttctttcaaaaaaaaaagtattcGTTCACATGCTGATTTTTCGTACATGTAGCTTACTGCAGCATGtaagaaaacaaagaaataatGGAAGCCCCGACCAATGATCCAAGAACAGGCAAGGTTGCGGCAGCCACGCTGGAATCTGGTCCAGGTGCTGCGGCGGAAGCAGGAGAGGAGCTAGGAATAGAACCACCGGCGGAAGGGGAAGGAGCAGGTGCACCGGCAGCCATGACGGCGCTCACTGAGGCGGCAGCAACAATGATGGCGGTGGAGACCTTCTTCATGTCCATGGCGTATAATGGGATTATTAAACGCACTGGAAATGAATGAGACCTGCGTTTAATAACTGGAGAATGGGGATCCGCCGGTGATTGTTATTATTTGCTTTGTTATTGCAGGTCTGAAGAACAATGATGGCGGGGAGGATCTTTTATAGGTGAAAATTCATGGCTATTTTTAGTGACGAAGTTTAAAAGAAAAATTACGTGTTTGGTTTTCACATGGTTTGCGGGATAGACAtgcaaaattttgaatatttttttaacaatttttagataagggattttaaaatttaagattgaatgataattaattttatttaaattaattaaattatttgaatatgttttaattttttcattattattttaaaatcgtAAAATTTGATTTGGACGGATATGATTTGTTTTAGGAAACAGGTTGTGAGATGGAATTAAGGTATATTAATTCTAtagattttatatttattaattttgaatggattttttaactaaaatttaaatgGTAAAGTAAAGTGAGACAATTTTAATCatttatatgtaaatattatataataaaatgtatttaaaaatatattatatactatGATAAATGTAGAGTTGTCTATGGATGGAGTTATTCGGCTCAGTCTAAAGGTTCTTTGAAATGTGAGagggtttgagtaaaaatatagacCTGAAAAATAGAGTTAggcaaaaatatatatacatcctCCTCAGTATTAACAACAATAtttatatcaattaaattaagactcaatcaattaattctataattttatatttattaattttaaatggaTATTTTTTAACTAAAACCTTAATGGTAAAGTAAAGCCAGACTATTCTAATCatttatatgtaaatattaaataataagatgtactaaaaatattatatacTATGATAAATGGTGGGATGGTAAGTTTTATTGAGATGAATATAAGactataatagtaaaattattggTTAGAGGAAGATTGCAATTCAGCATTTTATTGAAAAAATTGAGCAAATTAGCTTTTATATATTTCGAAACATACAAATTAACTCCTCCGTTAAATTTTATCTATTAAATGATGACATGAAACGTTAAATCTatgttgaaaattattttttatgggtATATAAAAAAAgtcacctaattatatcttttgaTCTATTTTGATTACCTGAATAAGGATTCATTTTGATTTAAATATACCTTCAGTGTGGCATGATTTGGACACTCTATTGCCCAATCGTGCAGCAATCAATCGCTTGGATGCACAATGAGATTCAATTTCATCGCACTAATATCTTACTTTTTGACTAGAGGATTACAAATCCATTgacttcttttttttctcttttgtatCTAGAATTGATCATGGATCAGGTCATCTCGCTCCAACTCAAAGGTCCATCCAAAAAGTGGGTAGGTTCGAGCAAAAATATAGGCTCAAAAAATAGAATTGGCAAGAAAATAAAATCTACTTTCTAAACGGACCGAGCCTCAAGTAAACTTTGTCATGATTCCTATCCTCACCCTCGTTAGTGACAGGGAAATGGGCTGGCAAAGTCTTTACACCTTCTCCTAAAATGGGTTCGGACTCTCCATAATTCATAAAAGCATAagttaattatataataaatttataatttaacccaaaattattaaattttcattttaaatactATAAAAGATAATTAAATACCTATTTTAACActcataaaaaatattttaatctcGATTTCTATAAAAGATTTTCCTAACTTCAACCCACATTTATCTAATTACATAGTAGTTATTAGTTCAATAATTCATTGTTATTTTCAAGTTATTCATTGTTTTGAATAAATCGAAAAGTAAAAGCATAAACACAACATACTTTCCAAAGCTCCATTTCAATTTTTCAATATTCATCACATGTTtcttacaaaaaataaaaataaaataaaatattcgtTGACATGTTGATTTTTCATACATGTAGCTTACTGCAGCATGtaagaaaacaaagaaacaatGGAAGCCCCAACCAATGATCCAAGAACAGGCAAGGTTGCGGCAGCCACGCTGGAATCTGGTCCTGATGCTGTGGCGGAAGCAGGAGAGGAGCTAGGACTAGAACCACCGGCGGAAGGGGAAGGATCAGGTGCTTCGGCAGCCATGACGGCGCTCATTGAGGCAGCGGCAACAATGATGGCGGTGGAGATCTTCTTCATGTCCATGGCGTTATAAAAAAAGGGATTATTAAACGCACTGGAAATGAATGAGACCTGCGTTTAATAACTGGAGAATGGGGATCCGCCGGTGATTGTTATTTTTTGCTTTGTTATTGCAGGTCTGAAGAACAATGATGGTGGGGAGGATCTTTTATAGGTGAAAATTCATGGCTATTTTTAGCGACGAATTTTTTAAAAACATTACGTGTTTGGTTTTTGCATGGTTTGCGGGATAGACATgcaaattttttaatttgttttagtgATTTTGACTGGATTTCTAGGTAAgcggatttaaaaaaaaaaaaattggtaagagaaagaaagagtagTAAATCACAGAACAATAATTACATCAATTAATATCATTTTCTAAATTATTTAGAATGGAAATATCAATTTGTTGAGGGAGAAGAAACAAATTCATGGAGATCCAATTGATAGTCAAACATCATATCAATTAAGGTATTAGTCACTCTATTAGATTTCCTATAAATATGCTTGATGTGAACTACTCATGCTCGAGCACAAAGTTTTTTTATTCTGCATATCAATGTCTTGTTCACTACGTCTTTATAATCACCATTGATTGCTTAACCTGCTGGTAAACAATCACAATCCAAAACAACTAATTTCCATCCTTCGCACCAAAGAAATTTAAGTCCACCATAGATTGCCTATAGGTTTGCATGTTCAACACTACATTTCCCAATATTGTGACCATAGCCAAATCTGCCATATGGTTATCTCTAGCAATCTCAGTTGAGCAGGCAAGTTCGATATAAGGTTTCCTTGCACCGTCTATGGTCATTTTGACGCAACTAGCTATTAGTTGTTGCCAGGTGCTTGGTCTGATTTGATTTTTAACCTTGATTGTTGATTCCCTATTATGTTTAACATTCCGAACCCAACTCTAAGCCAATCTTACAAGCATACTAGAATTATGAGGAACATTTCTAAAATCaaaaaaaattcttttgcttccatACAAACTAGCATGCTATACTGAATAGGGTGATTCAATTAACatctttgaattataaatttagtTTATTAGAAAAGGTTGACATTCACCCAAGATAAAAGTGACAGAGATAAGAACTCGGGGTAAAATGAATTTGAAATTAACTGCTTCCATACTTCCTGAGCTTTGGAACAATCATGAAGTATATGAAGAATATTTTCATCTGCAAATCCACAAATGCAGCAACTAGCATCATCCGTCAGTCCACATTTGTATCTTTCCATACTATTATTTAAACACCCTCCTTGTCATCATTCCTATCTCCACCCTCTTTAGTGGCAGAAGGTGAAAGGAGGAGGTTGATAAGGGCTTTACAGCCTCTCTTAAAATGGGTTCAACTCtccaaaattcattaaaacataaGTTAAATatagggtaaactacaaaaatagttatTTGTTTGtctcagattatattttagtcacttatatttgaaatattacgttttgatcacttacattatcgttttgttacgaagtagATAAGAATAGTTTTTAAgtcaaaatgaaaaagaaagctAAAAGAAAGAAgacaaacaattttttttttccgaTTCAAggtgtaattaatttaaaattttcaataaaaatgaaTAACCTATTCtcagttggcatttaaaacccgtATAGACTACCAAGTAGGATTGCCGTTAAAGAGGTAAAACGATATAGTGAATAGCGtaaataactaaaacataatattttaaatataaattatcaaaatataatataagacaaataaaagtaaaaaatatatattttaatctcgATTTCCCTTGaaaaaaaatccaacttccccTACATTTATCTAATTACATACTatttattagttaaataattCATTATTATTTTCACGTTATTAGTTGAATAAATCGAAAAGtgaaggcattaacacaaaatacTTTTCAAAGCTCCATTTCAAATTTTTCAATATTCATCACATGTTtcttacaaataaaataaaatattcgcTCACGTGTTCATTTTTCATACATGTAGCACGtaagaaaacaaagaaacaatGGAAGCCCCAACCAATGATCCAAGAACAGGCAAGGTTGCGGCAGCCACGCTGGAATTTGGTCCTGATGCTGGGGCGGAAGCAGGAGAGTAGCTAGGACTAGAACCACCTGCGGAAGGGGAAGGAGCAGGTGCACCGGCAGCCATGACGGCGCTCATTGAGGCAGCAGCAACAATGATGGCGGTGGAGACCTTCTTCATGTCCATGGCGTATAAAGGGATTATTAAACGCACCGGAAATGAATGAGACCTGCGTTTAATTGCTGGCGAATGGGGATCCGCCGGTGATTGTTATTATTTGCTTTGTTATTGATGGTCTGAAGAACAATGATGGTGGGGAGGATCTTTTATAGGTGAAAATTCATGGCTATTTTTAGTGacgaaatttaaaaatcaaattacgtGTTTGGTTTTCGCATGGTTTGCGGGATAGACatgcaaaattttgaatttttttaacgaTTTTGACTGAATTTTTAGATAAGgagaatttaaatttttttaagagaAAAAGGCACTAAATTAACAGTAATTACATCAATATCATCTTGCAGATTATTTAGAATGGTAATGTCAATTTGTTGGGGAGAAAAAATGAAGTAATGGAGATCCAGTTCGTAGTCAAACATCATATCAGCTAATGCATTAGTCGCTTAAATAGATTTCCTTAAATATGCTCAACATGAGCCACTCATGTTCGAGTGCAAAGCTCTTTTACTCTGCATATTAGGGTCTgtttgtttgccagtaaaatatttttcggaaaataatttttgaaaaataattaatttttttggaaAATGATTTATTGAAAATATTTTCTAGTGTTTG
This is a stretch of genomic DNA from Gossypium arboreum isolate Shixiya-1 chromosome 11, ASM2569848v2, whole genome shotgun sequence. It encodes these proteins:
- the LOC128283996 gene encoding uncharacterized mitochondrial protein AtMg00810-like; amino-acid sequence: MAYGKLRVPGFSNYGSFLSLLALTLYVLVYVDDIVITGSSSDEINFFVQQLHNEFALKDMGELHYFLGIEVSRSSSGSLHLSQRKYIRELLTRSSMANAKGVHTPMVSSSVLSKSEGEPLADPTEYRSLAGALQYVVLTRPDIAYAINRVCQFMHAPTSSHMVALKRILRYLCGTLSHGLVFRPSDRLSLVGYADANWGLDFDDRRSTTGYCVYFGHTPISWCSKKQTVVSRSMAEAEYRSLAAATSDVTWLVSLLAELKVNSVDLPTVWCDNSSAVAVAANPVASGDLVVGEVLACDQVADILTKPLSASLFSRFRSLLRVLPLEEAG
- the LOC108473305 gene encoding arabinogalactan protein 23-like yields the protein MDMKKVSTAIIVAAASMSAVMAAGAPAPSPSAGGSSPSYSPASAPASGPNSSVAAATLPVLGSLVGASIVSLFSYVLHV
- the LOC108473246 gene encoding arabinogalactan protein 23-like; amino-acid sequence: MDMKKVSTAIIVAAASVSAVMAAGAPAPSPSAGGSIPSSSPASAAAPGPDSSVAAATLPVLGSLVGASIISLFSYMLQ
- the LOC108473276 gene encoding arabinogalactan protein 23-like translates to MDMKKISTAIIVAAASMSAVMAAEAPDPSPSAGGSSPSSSPASATASGPDSSVAAATLPVLGSLVGASIVSLFSYMLQ